The Streptomyces sp. 11x1 genomic sequence GTACGACGGCTCTGGTGACGGCCGCACCACTGATACTGGCCGTCGCGGGTCTGCTGCATCCGCGGCATCTGACGGCGGCGACGGCAGGTGACTGGGCGGGGCTGCACATCGCCCTGCTGCCGGTGTTCCCCCTTCTGGCGCTCGGCCTGATCGTCCCGTTGTGGGGCAGGCCCGGCCGGGATGCCGAGGGTGCCCTGACGGTGCTCGCCTGGTCCGGGTGCCTGGTCTATGCGGCGTACTACTCCGGGCTCGACGCGGTGGCGGGGATCTCCGCCGGCACCGTGGTGGATCACGGCATCCGCGGTGCGGCCGGGCGGCTGTTCGCGGTCGGCGGCGAGCTGGGCCGGACGGGGGTGTACGCGCTGGCGGTGGCCTGCCTCGCCACGTGCGCGGTGCTGTGGCGCCGGCACGGGGTACGGGTCCTGCCGGGGTCCGTGGTGCTCCTCGCCGCCTGCTGGTTCTTCGTCGACAGCCACATCTTCTGGCCGCGAGGCGTGTTCACCATGCTCGGCTTCGCCGTCGCCTTCACCCTGCTGACGGTGGCGACGTACCGGCCGGCGAAGGACACGGCACGGACCGAAACGCCTGCGAACCGCTGAAAGGCTTACGAACCGCTGACGTTCCCGAGCCGATCGGCCCGCGGGCGCATGGACGGCCCTACGGTCGGAGCATGTTGATCCTGGTCACCGGAGGTGCGGGCTTCATCGGCTCGCACGTCGTCACCGCCCTCGTCGGCGCCGGGCACGCGGTGCGCGTCCTCGACGCACTGCTGCCCGCCGCCCACCGCACCGCGCCGCAGATCCCTCCCGGGGTGGACTGGCGGCACGCGGACGTCCGCGACAGGGCGGCCGTCACCGACGCCTTGCGGGGCGTGGACGCCGTCTGCCATCAGGCCGCGATGGTGGGCCTCGGCAAGGACTTCGCCGACGCGCCCGACTACGTAGGCTGCAACGATCTCGGTACCGCGGTGCTGCTGGCGGGCATGGCGGAGGCCGGGGTGAGGCACCTGGCGCTGGCGAGTTCGATGGTGGTGTACGGCGAGGGACGCTACACATGCTCCCGGCACGGCGTGGTCCGGCCGGGGCCGCGCCTGGTGGCGGACCTGGAGGCGGGGCGCTTCGAACCACCGTGTCCGCACTGCGGTGAGCCGCTCACCGGCGGGCTGGTGGACGAGGACGCGCCCGCGGACCCGCGCAACGTGTACGCCGCCACGAAGCTCGCCCAGGAATACCTGGCCGCCGCGTGGGCGCGGGCGACGGGCGGCAGGGTGTCCGCCCTGCGCTACCACAACGTCTACGGCCCGGGCATGCCGCGCGACACGCCGTACGCCGGGGTCGCGTCCCTGTTCCGGTCCGCGCTGGCGCGCGGGGAGGTCCCGCGCGTGTTCGAGGACGGCGGGCAGCGGCGGGACTTCGTGCACGTCCGGGACGTGGCCGGGGCCAACCTCGCCGCGCTCGACGGCGTGCGGGGCCTCCCGGAGGGCGGGGTGCGGGCGTACAACGTCGGCAGCGGGGAGCCGCACACCGTGGGGGAGATGGCCACCGCGCTGGCCGCGGCGTACGGCGACCGGGTACCGGTCGTCACCGGGGAGTTCCGGCTCGGCGACGTCCGCCACATCACGGCCTCCTCGCGACGTCTCCGCGAGGAACTGGGGTGGAAGCCGCAAGTCACCTTCGCGGAAGGAATGGCGGAGTTCGCGGCGGCACCCCTACGAGCCGGATGAGCCCGGCCGGGCGCCGAGTCGCCCAAGGGGAGTGACCAAGGGACCGGCCGGGTTTCCTCCGGCCGGTCCGCTCCTTCCGGACGATCACGGATCGTTCCTGCCCCGACCTCAGACCGCTGCGGGCAGATGGACCTCGAACCGGCAGCCGCCCGGCACGTTGGACACGGCCGCGTGTCCTTGGTGGGCCTCGACGATGCCGCGCACGATGGCCAGGCCCAGTCCAGCTCCGGCGGGCGGGGTCCGGGCGTGGGTGCCGCGCCATCCGGTGTCGAAGACGCGGGGCAGGTCCTCGGGGGCAATGCCGCCGCAGCCGTCGGTCACCGCCAGCACGACACGGTCGGCCTCCCGGCGTGCGGAGATCGCTACGGTGCCGTCGGCCGGAGTGCGGCGGATGGCGTTGACGAGCAGGTTGACCAGGACACGGGACATCTCCCGACCGTCGACCTCGACGGGCACCTGCTCCACCCCGGCGCCCACCAGACGTACCCCGTGCTCCCTGGCCAGGGCGTCGGCACCGGCGATGGCGTCGCCGATCAGGTCGTAGACCGACATGCGGGTCGGGGTCAGGGCGAGGACGCCGGCCTGGATGCGTGACAGTTCGAAGAGGTCGCTGACCATCTCGCTCATCCGCCCGACCTCGGTGCGGATGCGGCTGTGGTAGACGTGCGGGTCGTCGACCATGCCGTCCTCCAGGGCCTCGGTCATCGCCTGGAGTCCGGCCAGCGGCGTGCGCAGGTCGTGGGAGATCCAGGCCACCAGCTCGCGGCGGGACGCTTCCAGCGCCTGCTCCCGCTCCCGGGAGGCGGCCAGTCTGGCGCTGGTCGTGGCCAGCTGACGGCTCAGCTGGGCGAGTTCGGCGGTGAGCGCGGTGGTGGGCGGGACGAAGTTGCCGTCGTCGCCGAGGGCACGGGTGGCCTCGGCGAGGGCCCGGCTTCCCCGGACGACACGGCGGCCCAGCAGCAGGGCGACGGCGAAGGAGGCGACGGCGGCCATGAGGCACACCATCGTGACCACCCACAGGTCGTGCTCCGAGAGGAGCATCGCCCAGGACACCAGCATCGTGCCGGCGAGCATCGCGGCGACCGTGACGGCCGCGACGACGGACAGGGACAGTGCGACCGACCGGTCGCGGAGCAGCCGCAGGGCCGCCGCACCGGTCAGCCCTGCGGCTGCCGCGCCGACGGCGGCGTAGAGGGCGATGAGAAGCGTGTCACCGACCATCGCCGGCTCCTCTCCCGTGGGTGACGTCCGACGAGGGAGGGTCGAAGCGGTATCCGACGCCCCAGACGGTGCTGATCAGATGAGGTTTGGCGGGGTCGTCCTCGACCTTCTCCCGCAGGCGCCGGACGTGGACCGTCACCGTCGACAGGTCGCCGAAGTCCCAGCCCCAGACCTGGCGCATGAGTTCCTCGCGGCTCGTTGCCCGGCCGGGGTTGCGGAGAAAGAACTCCAGTAGATCGAACTCCCTTGTCGTAAGGGCCAGTTCGGCGCCGCTGCGGGTGGCGCGTCGTGCGGTGGGATCCAGGGCGAGCGGGCCGCTGCGCAGCCAGGGCTCCGCGGGCTCGGTTCGCGTGGCGGCCAGGGTTCCGGCGCGGCGGAGTACGGACTCCACACGCAGCACCAGCTCGCGCGGGCTGAAGGGCTTGGTGACGTAGTCGTCCGCTCCGACCTCCAGGCCGAGAATGCGGTCCTCCTCGTCTCCCCGCGCGGTCAGCATGATCACCGGCAGCGGCCCTTGCTCGCGGATCCGGCGGCACACCTCCAGCCCGTCCATTCCGGGCAGCATCAGGTCCAGTACCACCAGGTCGGGTGGTCGGGAGGCTGCCGTTGACACGGCGGCGGGACCGTCGGCGGCGACGTCGACCGAGAAGCCCGCCCGGTGCAGGTACCCCGCGACGACCTCGGAGACGGTCGGATCGTCGTCCACGACAAGTACGCGTTTCACACGAGTGAGTCTCGCACCGGCGTTCCGCCCTCCTAGCGGGGCGGCGGCGGACGTCAGCGATCCGTAAGGATGTCACATCCCATATGTCCGCCTTGCATTCGTAGGCTCAGTGGGGTGATCGAGACAACACCTCCCTCCGTGGACGTCGTGCTGCCCTGCCTCGACGAGGCCGAAGCCCTGCCCTGGGTGCTGCACCGTATCCCGCCCGGCTGGCGCGCGATCGTGGTCGACAACGGCTCCACCGACGGATCCCCCGACATCGCCCGCGACCTCGGGGCGCATGTGGTCCACGAGCCGCGCCGCGGCTTCGGCGCCGCCTGCCACGCGGGGCTGACCGCCGCGACGGCCGACGTGGTCTGCTTCTGCGGCTGCGACGCCTCCCTCGACCCCCGCCTGCTGCCGGCTGTCGCCGGACCCGTCCTCGACGGCTCCATCGACCTGGCGCTGGGGCGACGCCGGCCCACCGCTCTCGGGGCCTGGCCCCTGCACGCTCGGCTCGCCAATCTCGAACTGGCACGGCTGATCCGCCGTCGTACCGGCCTGCGCCTGCGCGACCTGGGCCCGATGCGGGCGGCTCGCCGCGAAGCGCTGCTGGGCCTGGGCCTGAGCGATCGCCGCTCCGGCTACCCGCTGCAGATGGTGGTCCGGGCCGCCGACGCCGGCTGGCGCATTCAGGAGACGGACGTGCCGTACCACCCGCGTACGGGCCGTTCGAAGGTCACCGGTACCTGGCGGGGCACCTGGCAGGCGGTCCGTGACATGCGTGCCGTTCTCGCCGAGCAGCCGGCCGGTACCGGTCACACCTCAACCGGCCCGGACGTACCGATTGCAGGAGGCGCGCGGTGAACACCGTCACGGCAGCGGCCACACTGCTGATCATCGCCAAGGAACCGGTCCCCGGCCGCGTCAAGACCCGGCTCACGCCGCCCTACACGCCATACGAGGCGGCGGCCCTGGCCGAGGCCGCACTCACCGACACCCTCCACACCCTGCTCCGGGTCCCGGCCCGGCGCCGGGTGCTCGTCCTCGACGGAACGCCGGGCCCTTGGCTGCCGCCAGGTTTCGACATCGTCCCGCAGGTGTCAGGAGGGCTGGACGAGCGGATCGCGGGCGCCTTCGCCCTCTGCGACGACGGGCCGGCACTGCTGGTCGGCATGGACACCCCGCAGCTCACTGCCGGCCTGCTGGCCGATGTCGGCACGGACGGCCACGACGCCTGGTTCGGCCCGGCCGCCGACGGCGGCTTCTGGGCTCTCGGTCTCGCCGACCCCTCCCACGCCGGGGCTCTCGTCCGGGGCGTACCGATGTCCACCGACCACACCGGCGCGATCCAACGGCGCAGACTCGTCGAGGCCGGGCTGACGGTCCGCGACCTCCCACTGCTGCGGGACGTCGACACCGCGTCCGATGCCGCCTCGGTCGCCGGTCTGTGTCCACCCGGCTCGAACTTCGCCACCGTCCTGGACTCGCTCGCGGAGGTGACCCGGTGACCGGGTCGGCTGTCGGTACGGAATCCGTCGTCCAGCCGGCGGAACGAAGCGACACGGCGTCCCGGCCGCAGACGGGCGTTCAGCTGCCCGAGCGGCTCATCGTGCCCGCGCCTTGCGCCGACCGCTTCGTGACGTCCGTGGCGCCGGGCGAGCCCTGGACGGACGACCCTTACGCCCAGGCCCTGCGTGCCGGCCGGGGCCCGCTGTACCTGCGCAGCCTGGGGCCCCTCACCCCGGGGGAGGCCGAGCTGCTTCCACTGGAGGTGGAGCGCTGGTGCGCCGCCCCCGACGCCGCCGACACCGAAGTGCTGGGCCGTTGCACCGGCCCCGTCCTGGACGTCGGCTGCGGTCCGGGGCGGCTGGTGGCCGCCCTGGCCGCACGTGGTGTCACAGCCCTCGGTGTGGACGTCAGCCCGGCCGCCGTCGCCCGGACCCGGCGCCACGGCGGAGCCGCCCTACGGCGCTCCGTCTTCGACCGCCTGCCGAGAGAGGGCCGCTGGGGCACGGTCCTGCTGATGGACGGCAACGTCGGCATCGGGGGCGACCCGGCCGCCCTCCTCACCCGCCTGCGCGACCTCCTCCGCCCCGGTGGCCGCCTCCTGGCCGAGGCGGCGGGCGAAGACGTGGACCAGCGTCTCACCGTCCGAGTGGAGGACGCCCACGGCCGCCACGGCCTCCCCTTCCCCTGGGCTCGCGTCGGCACGACCGCCCTGCTGCGCGCGGCCGACTCCACCGGCTGGATCCTCACCGGCCGATGGAGCGTCGACAGGCGCTCCTTCCTGGAACTCCACCGCCCCACGTCGGAGCGCCAGGAGCCGGACGCGGCCCGGGACGGGCACGTCGCGCCGCCCGACCACACCCCCACAACTGGTGAGGGGCCACAGGTCAACGGCCCGTCCGAGCTCCATGGGCACAGGGTTCGGTGACGTACCGTCAGCCTGGTCGCGGTGCACGGACTCCGCGGCCGACTGCGGTGCCCAGAATTCGAGATCATCCCTGCGGGCTCGGCGTGGGGGGCTTGCGCAGCGCAGCAGTATTGACGGAGCGTCTGGAACCAGGGCCTTCGGATCGGTGGTGCCTTGCCGGTGTCACGCTTGCCGAGACGGGCCGACCTCGGATCCTCCGCACGCTGTAAGAGTTCCGCCCCGACCGGACATCACCCGGTGATCTACCCTGCGGACGGCTACACCACCGAGAAGGCGGCCTGCGCGGCCATCGGCTCCAGGCCCGTGACGGGTGGCTGACGCCGGCCGGGACAGCTGACGCAGGCCCGCCGCGAGCGGCCTGGGGTTCGCCACATCGCCGGGTCGGCCCTGCTCAGCGGCCGGGAGCTGCACCGACCGCGGAACCGGCTCGTGCCGCCCATGGCGCCGGGTTGCTGAGTCCTCGCGCCCTCCACCCGACGCGACTCAATCCGGTTCCGCCTCTGGCCGAGGCTCTTCCTTCGTCACTTCGGGCGATCGGCTGCCGCGGGCGTCGTGGCCGCAGTCGGTGGCCCGTCCGGGTTCTGCGGGCCGCACGTCCTCAGGACGATGGTCCCGGCCCGTCCTCACGAGGCGATCTCGACGGTCTTGGAGACGGTGACCTGGTCGATGTCCGAGACGCGGACGGTGGCCCGCATCATCCATGTTCCGGCGAGGGGGAGGTCGAGGGTGTCACTGCCCCAGTAGCCGCTCTGGTCGACGAGTTCGGCATCGAGCGGGCCGACGCGTTTGTCGGTCTGGGTGAAGGTGAGGCGTAGTTCGGGGATGGCGATGAGGCCGCCGTCGGCACCGAATACGACGGCCTCGACCACGTTCCGGCCGACCCGGCCCGGTTCCAGGGTGATCTGCACCCTGCCGCTCCCGGCCGGAGCGCCCGTGTCGAACGGGACCACGGTCAGGTTCACGTCCGGCTGTCCGGACACCGTGGAGGCTCGCGCCGCCTCGACTGTGGCCCGCCCCGGTTGGCTGCCCGTCAGCACGGTCGTGAGCGCGAGCACTGCCACACCGATGACGGCCTCCGCGAGCACGGACCTGCGCAGCCCGCGCCGGCCGCCCTCAGAGCCGATGCCGGCTGCTTCAGGCACGGCACCGGGGCCGTCCTTCGTCGGCGGGTCGGGAGGTGTGCCTTGGCCGCTGCCCGCGGTGACGAGCACGGGTTGTACCGGGGGCACGCGCAGTAGCCGCCCAGTCCAGCTCCGGGAGTACGACGCCGCCGTCAGCATGAGGATCACGGTCCCGGTCTTCAGCGCGAGCACCCTGCCGTAGGGGGTGGTGAACGCGTCCCAGGAACCGAGGCCGCGCCAGGACTGGTAGATGCCGGTGGCCGCCAGTACGCCCACGGCACCGAGGGCGAGCCGGGAGAAGCGACCGACGACGGCGGGCCGGAGCGGGACGGCGGCCGGTGCCCGGTACAGCGTGACCAGCAGTGCGGTCAGCCCGCCGAGCCAAACGGACATGGCCAGGAGGTGCAGTGCGGCGGACGTCATCGCGGCCGGCACCTGGATGCCCGTCGAGGCGTGCTCGGCCGCTGCCCAGGTCGTGGCCAGAGCGAGGGTGAGGGCGATGCCCACCGTGACCGTGCGCCGGTCGTGTCGCTCTTCGGACCTGCCGTGCCTCAGGAGCATGGCGACCAGCAGGAGTAGAGCGAGACGGACCAGCAGTGCGATGCCCGGTCGGCTGCCCACCGTGTCGCGCAGAAGTCGAGGGTCGAGCACACCAGCCGGTCCGTCTCCGCTCGCGTACGGACCGCGCATCAGCAGCAGCGCGGTCGTCGCCAGTGTCAGGGCCCACCAGCCGGCCAGGAACGGGCCGCGCAACGCCTGCGTGGCCCCGGCACCGGGACGGCAGACCTGCACGAACACGGCGGTGCCGATCAGCAGGGCCAGGCCCCCGTAGGCGACGTAGCGGCCGATGCCGTACAGCACGTCGATCGACGGGGCCACGGCAGGCTCGGCGGCGGATGCGGCGCGGGTCTGCGAAGGCGTGCCGACGGAGAAGGTGAAGGCACCGGAGACGGCGTGGCTGTCCTCGGAAAGCACCCGCCAGGAGACCGTGTACGTGCCCTGCTGCAGACCGTCGGTCAGGGGCACGCGCGCGGTGTCGGCCCTACCGTCCGCACGCACGGGGTCGCCGGCGGTCACCGGTCGGCTGTCAGGGTCGAGGACGCGCACCGAGTCCTCGGTGAGCGCGACGGACTCGCTGAAGGAGACCGTGACGTGTTCCGGCGCGGTCTTCAGCACCGTGCCCTCGCGCGGGTCGCTGCCGGTCAGCACCGCGTGAGCGGAGGCGGGTGCCACGCCGGCGAGGAGGGTACCGGCCAGCAGCACAACCACCACCAGCAGTGCCTTGCCCATGCGCTGTGTGTGTTGCGTCTGTTGTCGTTCCACTTCATGTCTCCGGAGCGGTTCTTGGATCTGGCGAGCGTGCTGCACGCCTGTGCAGGTGTCCGGCACCGTGTCGTTCGAGGGCGGGGTGTCTCCGGCCGCGGGGGCGGCACGCGAAGGCACCCCGTACCGGAGGACGCCCGACGCCTGACCAGCCACCAGGTGCCGCCCCCGGTACGACCGGCACGGCGATCAGGGAGCCGGTGAGCAGTTGGGTGGTTGAGGAGGCGTCCGTGTGACGGAGCTCCTTTCGGCAGGCGGGACGTCGGCGGTCGTCTTCGTGGATGAGCCTGGCGCTGGCGCCCCGCCGGGCTGGCGCCTGGGGACGGACCGTTGTGGGCGTGCGAGCCTCGCTGTGACCGCGACGGTCACTGGCGATTTCGGCGACGTACGTCGGACATTCGGGTACGCCATCCTGCGGGGCCGGGGTTCCGGCGGCGTTGGCGGCGGGTGGCGGGCAGCGCCGACGGCCGCCGTCCTGCCGAGCATCGACACACAGCCGTCGACGGCCCTCAGCCGGATGGCGGAGCCGTGATGTGGGGTGTGTCTGCGGGCCATGCGGAGGGAGCCTGCTCCGACTGCTGTGAGACGGTGTCGTCCTCTCCGTCGTGTGGGTCGCCGGGGGCCGCCAGCTGGGAGCAGAGACCGAGGGCGAGAGTGATCGCGGTGGCCGTTCCCAGTGCACGGACGATGCGGCGGCACTTTGCTAGGCCGTCCAGCTCCCGCCAGGGCGAGCGGGGGCGGGGCTCGGTGGGCTGCCACAGCTCACCGACGGCTCCCGTCCCGTCGAGCGAGGCGGGCCTTTGCCGGAGAGGGCTTGTAGGACGCCTTCGTGTATGTCCTCCCCCCTGGGGACGGGAGGGCGGGCTGGCCGTCCGAGACGCCGTCCCACGTTCCGCGGCGGAGAGCTCCTTGGGCGCGGTTTCCCGTATCGCGTGTTCGCTGTCGGTCAGGAATCTGTGCCAGACCTCATCCGCGGCGGGTGGTCTGAGGCCATCGCCGTCCGGTGTCTGGTCTCCGTCCGGCATGCGAGCGGTCACGCCGCACCTTCCGTTCCCCACTTCTGGCCGGCGACCCCGTTGCGCGCCGGACTCCTGGCAGGAGCTGACGCCCCGTGGTCTCCTGTGGTCTGCCACGGCCTTGGGGGCCGTGTTGAGCGCGGACCGGTTGGCGGGGCCTCCGGCGACCGACGCGTCGATGTTCACCTCGGTATTCCGCCGTCGTCACTCCCGGGCGTCCGGCGGTCCGCCGCCGGGCGGGCCCCATCTGATGATTGCACAGTGCAAAGCGGGAGCGCCAGCAGGGGGACCGTCGTGAAGCGCCGACGGCGATCTGGGGGCCCGTGGTGGTCGTCATACCGACGTCAGGGTTATTACGAGAACCTGACACGGAGGCTGAACCCCTTCAGGCGCAGGCGCCTCATCGGTGACTCTGGTTCAACCCGCCACTGTTCGAGGGTGGCAGACGGGTTCGAGGAGTGAGTTATGAGCAGGCACACCTGGCGCAGGTCCCCGTTACAGGTCCGGCTGACAGTCGCCGGAGCCGTGGCCCTGGCCACGGCGGCGGCCGCGGTGACGGTGACCGTGGCCTCGGCGGGGGAGACCACCCGCCGGTACCCGGGTTCCGGGCAGGTCGGCGCCGACCACGCGGTGTTCGTGCAGGGCAACGAACTCGACGGCAACACCATCCACGTCTTCAAGCGGGGGGACGACGGCACGCTGACCGCAGCGGGCCGCTACGCCACAGGCGGCAGGGGCGGCGACCAGATCGACGCACCGACCGACTCCCTCGCCTCGCAGGGCTCGCTCGTCTACGACGACCGGTCGGGGCGGCTGCTGGCGGTCAACGCCGGAAGCGGTACGGTGACCTCGTTCCTGGTCCAGGGGCAGAAGCTGACGGATAGGCAGACAGTGGCCTCCGGGGGCGACTTCCCGGCGTCGATCACGGTCTCCGGCCGGCTGGCGTACGTCATGAACGCGGGTGGGGAGGGGAGCGTCCAGGGCTTCCGGATCACCTCCGACGGGCTGCAGCCCGTGCGCGGTTCGCAGCGCTCCCTGGGACTGGACAACGAGGAGGTGCCGCTGTTCAGCAGTTCGCCGGGACAGGTCGCGTTCACCCCGGGCGGTCGCGCGCTCGTCGTCACCACCAAGTCCGCGAACACCGTCGAGGTCTTCCCCATGGGACGCGACGGGCGCCCCGCGCAGGAACCGGTCGTCAACGAGTCCGCAGGCGGAGTGCCTTTCGCGATCACCTTCGACCGGGGCGGCCGGATGCTGGTGGCCGAGGCGGAGAAGTCGACGGTCAGCACCTACAAGGTGCGTCGCGACGGCACCCTGAAGGTCGTTCAGGGCCCGCTGGCCAACGGGCAGGAGACCCTGTGCTGGCTGGAGCGCGCCGGTGACTTCTTCTACGGGGGCAATACCGGCAACTCCACGGTCAGCGG encodes the following:
- a CDS encoding NAD-dependent epimerase/dehydratase family protein gives rise to the protein MLILVTGGAGFIGSHVVTALVGAGHAVRVLDALLPAAHRTAPQIPPGVDWRHADVRDRAAVTDALRGVDAVCHQAAMVGLGKDFADAPDYVGCNDLGTAVLLAGMAEAGVRHLALASSMVVYGEGRYTCSRHGVVRPGPRLVADLEAGRFEPPCPHCGEPLTGGLVDEDAPADPRNVYAATKLAQEYLAAAWARATGGRVSALRYHNVYGPGMPRDTPYAGVASLFRSALARGEVPRVFEDGGQRRDFVHVRDVAGANLAALDGVRGLPEGGVRAYNVGSGEPHTVGEMATALAAAYGDRVPVVTGEFRLGDVRHITASSRRLREELGWKPQVTFAEGMAEFAAAPLRAG
- a CDS encoding HAMP domain-containing sensor histidine kinase; its protein translation is MVGDTLLIALYAAVGAAAAGLTGAAALRLLRDRSVALSLSVVAAVTVAAMLAGTMLVSWAMLLSEHDLWVVTMVCLMAAVASFAVALLLGRRVVRGSRALAEATRALGDDGNFVPPTTALTAELAQLSRQLATTSARLAASREREQALEASRRELVAWISHDLRTPLAGLQAMTEALEDGMVDDPHVYHSRIRTEVGRMSEMVSDLFELSRIQAGVLALTPTRMSVYDLIGDAIAGADALAREHGVRLVGAGVEQVPVEVDGREMSRVLVNLLVNAIRRTPADGTVAISARREADRVVLAVTDGCGGIAPEDLPRVFDTGWRGTHARTPPAGAGLGLAIVRGIVEAHQGHAAVSNVPGGCRFEVHLPAAV
- a CDS encoding response regulator transcription factor codes for the protein MKRVLVVDDDPTVSEVVAGYLHRAGFSVDVAADGPAAVSTAASRPPDLVVLDLMLPGMDGLEVCRRIREQGPLPVIMLTARGDEEDRILGLEVGADDYVTKPFSPRELVLRVESVLRRAGTLAATRTEPAEPWLRSGPLALDPTARRATRSGAELALTTREFDLLEFFLRNPGRATSREELMRQVWGWDFGDLSTVTVHVRRLREKVEDDPAKPHLISTVWGVGYRFDPPSSDVTHGRGAGDGR
- a CDS encoding glycosyltransferase family 2 protein, whose protein sequence is MSHPICPPCIRRLSGVIETTPPSVDVVLPCLDEAEALPWVLHRIPPGWRAIVVDNGSTDGSPDIARDLGAHVVHEPRRGFGAACHAGLTAATADVVCFCGCDASLDPRLLPAVAGPVLDGSIDLALGRRRPTALGAWPLHARLANLELARLIRRRTGLRLRDLGPMRAARREALLGLGLSDRRSGYPLQMVVRAADAGWRIQETDVPYHPRTGRSKVTGTWRGTWQAVRDMRAVLAEQPAGTGHTSTGPDVPIAGGAR
- a CDS encoding DUF2064 domain-containing protein, which produces MNTVTAAATLLIIAKEPVPGRVKTRLTPPYTPYEAAALAEAALTDTLHTLLRVPARRRVLVLDGTPGPWLPPGFDIVPQVSGGLDERIAGAFALCDDGPALLVGMDTPQLTAGLLADVGTDGHDAWFGPAADGGFWALGLADPSHAGALVRGVPMSTDHTGAIQRRRLVEAGLTVRDLPLLRDVDTASDAASVAGLCPPGSNFATVLDSLAEVTR
- a CDS encoding class I SAM-dependent methyltransferase, with the translated sequence MTGSAVGTESVVQPAERSDTASRPQTGVQLPERLIVPAPCADRFVTSVAPGEPWTDDPYAQALRAGRGPLYLRSLGPLTPGEAELLPLEVERWCAAPDAADTEVLGRCTGPVLDVGCGPGRLVAALAARGVTALGVDVSPAAVARTRRHGGAALRRSVFDRLPREGRWGTVLLMDGNVGIGGDPAALLTRLRDLLRPGGRLLAEAAGEDVDQRLTVRVEDAHGRHGLPFPWARVGTTALLRAADSTGWILTGRWSVDRRSFLELHRPTSERQEPDAARDGHVAPPDHTPTTGEGPQVNGPSELHGHRVR
- a CDS encoding copper resistance protein CopC, translated to MGKALLVVVVLLAGTLLAGVAPASAHAVLTGSDPREGTVLKTAPEHVTVSFSESVALTEDSVRVLDPDSRPVTAGDPVRADGRADTARVPLTDGLQQGTYTVSWRVLSEDSHAVSGAFTFSVGTPSQTRAASAAEPAVAPSIDVLYGIGRYVAYGGLALLIGTAVFVQVCRPGAGATQALRGPFLAGWWALTLATTALLLMRGPYASGDGPAGVLDPRLLRDTVGSRPGIALLVRLALLLLVAMLLRHGRSEERHDRRTVTVGIALTLALATTWAAAEHASTGIQVPAAMTSAALHLLAMSVWLGGLTALLVTLYRAPAAVPLRPAVVGRFSRLALGAVGVLAATGIYQSWRGLGSWDAFTTPYGRVLALKTGTVILMLTAASYSRSWTGRLLRVPPVQPVLVTAGSGQGTPPDPPTKDGPGAVPEAAGIGSEGGRRGLRRSVLAEAVIGVAVLALTTVLTGSQPGRATVEAARASTVSGQPDVNLTVVPFDTGAPAGSGRVQITLEPGRVGRNVVEAVVFGADGGLIAIPELRLTFTQTDKRVGPLDAELVDQSGYWGSDTLDLPLAGTWMMRATVRVSDIDQVTVSKTVEIAS
- a CDS encoding beta-propeller fold lactonase family protein: MSRHTWRRSPLQVRLTVAGAVALATAAAAVTVTVASAGETTRRYPGSGQVGADHAVFVQGNELDGNTIHVFKRGDDGTLTAAGRYATGGRGGDQIDAPTDSLASQGSLVYDDRSGRLLAVNAGSGTVTSFLVQGQKLTDRQTVASGGDFPASITVSGRLAYVMNAGGEGSVQGFRITSDGLQPVRGSQRSLGLDNEEVPLFSSSPGQVAFTPGGRALVVTTKSANTVEVFPMGRDGRPAQEPVVNESAGGVPFAITFDRGGRMLVAEAEKSTVSTYKVRRDGTLKVVQGPLANGQETLCWLERAGDFFYGGNTGNSTVSGYRMDKRGRLTLTNDVGVATPPSARSQGVIDLAVTEDEKFLYVQNAVSGTVDGFRVGRNGSLTKVTTATGLPAFAESGMEGIVAV